One Kitasatospora sp. NBC_01266 genomic window carries:
- the topA gene encoding type I DNA topoisomerase, producing MSPTSETAQGGKRLVIVESPAKAKTIKGYLGPGYIVEASVGHIRDLPATAAEVPDKYTGEVRRLGVDVDHDFAPIYVVNSDKKAQVSKLKQLLAESDELFLATDEDREGEAIAWHLQEVLKPKVPVKRMVFHEITKDAIQAAVASPRELNQRLVDAQETRRILDRLYGFEVSPVLWKKVMPKLSAGRVQSVATRLVVERERERMAFTSASYWDLVATFGTGRTPADAANPESFGARLAAVDGKRIASGRDFGSDGRLKSANTLHLDEQAARALAAALEQTAFSVRSVESKPYRRSPYAPFRTTTLQQEASRKLGFGAKRTMQVAQKLYENGFITYMRTDSTTLSETAITAARAQVTQLYGASYLPDAPRTYASKVKNAQEAHEAIRPSGDRFRTPAETALSGDEFKLYELIWMRTVASQMKDATGQSVTVKVGGTSADRRDVEFSASGKIITFHGFLKAYVEGADDPNAELDDRERRLPQVTEGDPLAAEQLTPEGHATKPPARYTEASLVKELEDREIGRPSTYASIIDTIINRKYVFKKGTALVPSFLSFAVVNLLEKHFGRLVDYDFTAKMEDDLDRIAAGQAESVPWLKRFYFGEGEGAGVAAEAGNGDGDHLGGLKELVTDLGAIDAREISSFPLSKEITLRVGRYGPYVEKAAAVEGEPGLRADVPDELPPDELTVELAEELLAKPSDDVELGTDPVSGNPLVAKAGRFGPYVTEVLPEGTPKTGKNAVKPRTASLFKTMALDTVTLEEALRLLSLPRVVGADAEGVEITAQNGRYGPYLKKGTDSRSLTSEDQLFTVTLEEALAIYAQPKQRGRAAAAPPLKELGTDPVSERPVVVKDGRFGPYVTDGETNATLRKDDEVETITPERGYELLAEKRARGPVKKVAKKAPAKKATATTAKKTAAKKTAAKKTAAKKTTATAAKKTAAKKTVAKKTAGDSDEG from the coding sequence GTGTCCCCGACCAGCGAGACCGCGCAGGGCGGTAAGCGACTCGTCATTGTCGAGTCGCCCGCCAAGGCGAAGACGATCAAGGGCTACCTCGGCCCCGGCTACATCGTCGAGGCGAGCGTCGGGCACATCCGCGACCTTCCCGCTACGGCGGCGGAGGTCCCCGACAAGTACACCGGCGAGGTGCGCCGGCTCGGGGTGGACGTCGACCACGACTTCGCCCCCATCTACGTGGTGAACAGCGACAAGAAGGCGCAGGTCAGCAAGCTCAAGCAGCTGCTGGCGGAGTCCGACGAACTCTTCCTCGCCACCGATGAGGACCGCGAGGGCGAGGCCATCGCCTGGCACCTGCAGGAGGTGCTCAAGCCCAAGGTCCCGGTCAAGCGGATGGTCTTCCACGAGATCACCAAGGACGCCATCCAGGCGGCCGTGGCCAGCCCCCGCGAGCTGAACCAGCGCCTGGTCGACGCCCAGGAGACCCGCCGCATCCTCGACCGGCTGTACGGCTTCGAGGTCTCTCCGGTCCTCTGGAAGAAGGTCATGCCGAAGCTCTCGGCCGGCCGCGTCCAGTCGGTGGCCACCCGCCTGGTGGTCGAGCGCGAGCGGGAGCGGATGGCCTTCACCTCCGCCTCGTACTGGGACCTGGTCGCCACCTTCGGCACCGGCCGCACCCCGGCGGACGCCGCCAACCCGGAGAGCTTCGGCGCCCGGCTGGCCGCGGTGGACGGCAAGCGGATCGCCAGCGGCCGTGACTTCGGCTCGGACGGCCGGCTGAAGAGCGCCAACACCCTGCACCTGGACGAGCAGGCCGCCCGCGCGCTGGCCGCCGCCCTGGAGCAGACCGCGTTCAGCGTGCGCAGCGTCGAGTCCAAGCCCTACCGCCGCTCGCCGTACGCGCCGTTCCGCACCACCACGCTGCAGCAGGAGGCCAGCCGCAAGCTGGGCTTCGGTGCCAAGCGGACCATGCAGGTGGCCCAGAAGCTGTACGAGAACGGCTTCATCACCTATATGCGTACCGACTCCACCACGCTCTCGGAGACCGCCATCACGGCCGCCCGGGCCCAGGTCACCCAGCTCTACGGAGCCTCCTACCTGCCGGACGCGCCGCGCACCTACGCCAGCAAGGTCAAGAACGCGCAGGAGGCGCACGAGGCGATCCGCCCCTCCGGCGACCGCTTCCGGACCCCGGCCGAGACCGCGCTGAGCGGCGACGAGTTCAAGCTCTACGAGCTGATCTGGATGCGCACCGTCGCCTCCCAGATGAAGGACGCGACCGGCCAGTCCGTCACCGTCAAGGTCGGCGGCACCTCGGCCGACCGCCGGGACGTCGAGTTCTCCGCCTCCGGCAAGATCATCACCTTCCACGGCTTCCTCAAGGCCTACGTCGAGGGCGCCGACGACCCGAACGCCGAGCTGGACGACCGCGAGCGCCGGCTGCCGCAGGTGACCGAGGGCGACCCGCTGGCCGCCGAGCAGCTCACCCCGGAGGGCCACGCGACCAAGCCGCCGGCCCGCTACACCGAGGCCTCGCTGGTCAAGGAGCTGGAAGACCGCGAGATCGGCCGCCCCTCGACCTACGCCTCGATCATCGACACGATCATCAACCGGAAGTACGTCTTCAAGAAGGGGACCGCGCTGGTTCCCTCCTTCCTCTCGTTCGCCGTGGTCAACCTGCTGGAGAAGCACTTCGGTCGGCTGGTCGACTACGACTTCACCGCGAAGATGGAGGACGACCTCGACCGGATCGCGGCCGGCCAGGCCGAGTCGGTGCCGTGGCTCAAGCGCTTCTACTTCGGTGAGGGCGAGGGCGCCGGGGTCGCCGCCGAGGCCGGCAACGGCGACGGCGACCACCTGGGCGGGCTGAAGGAGCTGGTCACCGACCTGGGCGCGATCGACGCCCGGGAGATCAGCTCGTTCCCGCTCAGCAAGGAGATCACCCTGCGGGTCGGCCGGTACGGGCCGTACGTCGAGAAGGCGGCTGCCGTCGAGGGCGAGCCGGGCCTGCGCGCCGACGTCCCGGACGAGCTGCCGCCGGACGAGCTGACCGTCGAGCTGGCCGAGGAACTGCTGGCCAAGCCGAGCGACGACGTCGAGCTGGGCACCGACCCGGTCAGCGGCAACCCGCTGGTGGCCAAGGCCGGGCGGTTCGGTCCGTACGTCACCGAGGTGCTGCCCGAGGGCACGCCCAAGACCGGCAAGAACGCGGTGAAGCCGCGCACCGCCTCGCTCTTCAAGACGATGGCGCTGGACACCGTGACGCTCGAGGAGGCGCTGCGGCTGCTCTCGCTGCCGCGGGTGGTCGGTGCCGATGCCGAGGGCGTGGAGATCACCGCGCAGAACGGCCGGTACGGCCCGTACCTCAAGAAGGGGACCGACTCGCGCTCGCTGACCAGCGAGGACCAGCTCTTCACGGTCACCCTGGAGGAGGCGCTGGCGATCTACGCCCAGCCCAAGCAGCGCGGCCGGGCCGCGGCCGCCCCGCCGCTCAAGGAGCTGGGCACCGACCCGGTCAGCGAGCGCCCGGTGGTGGTCAAGGACGGCCGGTTCGGCCCGTACGTGACGGATGGTGAGACCAACGCCACGCTCCGCAAGGATGACGAGGTGGAGACCATCACGCCGGAGCGCGGCTACGAGCTGCTCGCCGAGAAGCGGGCCCGCGGGCCGGTGAAGAAGGTGGCGAAGAAGGCGCCGGCCAAGAAGGCGACCGCCACGACGGCCAAGAAGACCGCCGCGAAGAAGACCGCCGCGAAGAAGACGGCGGCGAAGAAGACGACCGCCACGGCGGCCAAGAAGACCGCCGCGAAGAAGACGGTGGCCAAGAAGACGGCGGGGGACAGCGACGAGGGCTGA
- a CDS encoding DUF4244 domain-containing protein translates to MTLSALLYKVVTSGAVSGALADLLDRALHAV, encoded by the coding sequence GTGACCTTGAGCGCCCTGCTCTACAAGGTGGTGACGAGCGGTGCGGTGAGCGGTGCGCTGGCGGATCTGTTGGATCGGGCGCTTCATGCGGTCTGA
- a CDS encoding sodium-translocating pyrophosphatase: MAGFTIIASASTTSDVLKSVSAAPVRPRILDVLADGSSGGSSGNAVLTGGNQLVVLIIGLIALGVLGVAVLLVRQVLAADPGTPVMRRIAAAVQEGANAYLARQFRTLAVFAGGAFFLLMLLPADNWSQRLGRSLFFLVGAAFSAATGYLGMWLAVRANVRVAAVARGVEAGQEQPAQHRAMRIAFRTGGVVGMCTVGLGLLGAAVVVLIYQANAPRVLEGFGFGAALLAMFMRVGGGIFTKAADVGADLVGKVEQGIPEDDPRNAATIADNVGDNVGDCAGMAADLFESYAVTLVAALILGRAVFGDTGLVLPLIVPAIGVVTAVLGIVAVSPRGRDRSGMTAINRGFFLSAAVSLLLVLAAAYLVLPSSFAALRHVPAAIHDHRGDPRLFALAAVAIGIVLAVLIQQLTGYFTETSRRPVRDVGRSSLTGAATVVLSGVSLGLESSVYSAVLIGAAVYGAYLLAGGSIVLALFAVALAGTGLLTTVGVIVAMDTFGPVSDNAQGIAEMSGEVEGPGARVLTELDAVGNTTKAITKGIAIATAVLAATALFGSFTDAINDAVSSAGGSAVIGNPAGLSLDISQPNNLVGLLLGAAVVFLFSGLAVNAVSRSAGSVVFEVRRQFREHPGIMDGSETPEYGKVVDICTRDALRELATPGLLAVLAPIAVGFGLGVGSLGAYLAGAIGAGTLMAVFLANSGGAWDNAKKLVEDGAHGGKGSEAHAATVIGDTVGDPFKDTAGPAINPLLKVMNLVSLLIAPAIVRFSYGAHANAGLRAAVAVVAVLVVVVAVYVSKRRTVDVAGSPDVVAAVGGEVVAPTGS, translated from the coding sequence ATGGCCGGATTCACGATCATCGCGAGTGCTTCAACCACATCTGACGTACTGAAATCCGTCTCGGCCGCACCGGTGCGACCACGAATCCTGGATGTTCTGGCGGACGGTTCGTCAGGCGGCTCTTCGGGAAACGCGGTTCTCACCGGCGGCAACCAGTTGGTGGTGCTGATCATCGGCCTGATCGCGCTCGGTGTGCTCGGGGTCGCCGTGCTGCTGGTCCGTCAGGTCCTGGCCGCCGACCCGGGAACGCCGGTGATGCGGCGCATCGCGGCGGCCGTGCAGGAGGGCGCGAACGCCTACCTGGCACGCCAGTTCCGCACCCTCGCGGTCTTCGCCGGGGGAGCCTTCTTCCTGCTGATGCTGCTGCCCGCGGACAACTGGTCGCAGCGGCTGGGCCGCTCGCTGTTCTTCCTGGTCGGCGCGGCGTTCTCGGCGGCCACCGGCTACCTGGGCATGTGGCTGGCGGTGCGGGCCAACGTCCGGGTGGCCGCGGTGGCCAGGGGTGTGGAGGCCGGGCAGGAGCAGCCCGCGCAGCACCGGGCGATGCGGATCGCGTTCCGCACCGGCGGCGTGGTCGGCATGTGCACCGTGGGCCTGGGCCTGCTGGGCGCGGCCGTCGTGGTGCTGATCTACCAGGCCAACGCCCCGCGCGTGCTGGAGGGTTTCGGCTTCGGCGCCGCGCTGCTGGCGATGTTCATGCGGGTCGGCGGCGGCATCTTCACCAAGGCGGCCGACGTCGGAGCGGACCTGGTCGGCAAGGTCGAGCAGGGGATCCCCGAGGACGACCCGCGCAACGCGGCCACCATCGCGGACAACGTCGGCGACAACGTGGGCGACTGCGCCGGGATGGCGGCGGACCTTTTCGAGTCCTACGCGGTGACCCTGGTGGCCGCGCTGATCCTGGGCCGCGCGGTGTTCGGTGACACCGGCCTGGTGCTGCCGCTGATCGTTCCGGCGATCGGCGTGGTCACCGCCGTGCTCGGCATCGTCGCGGTCTCGCCGCGCGGGCGCGACCGCAGCGGGATGACCGCCATCAACCGGGGCTTCTTCCTCTCCGCGGCCGTCTCGCTGCTGCTGGTGCTGGCCGCCGCCTACCTGGTGCTTCCGTCCAGCTTCGCCGCGCTGCGGCACGTGCCGGCCGCCATCCACGACCATCGCGGTGACCCGCGCCTGTTCGCGCTGGCCGCGGTGGCGATCGGGATCGTGCTGGCGGTGCTGATCCAGCAGCTGACCGGCTACTTCACCGAGACCAGCCGCCGCCCGGTGCGCGATGTCGGGCGCAGCTCGCTCACCGGCGCGGCCACCGTGGTGCTCTCCGGCGTCTCGCTCGGTCTGGAGTCGTCGGTGTACTCGGCGGTGTTGATCGGCGCGGCGGTCTACGGTGCGTACCTGCTGGCCGGCGGCTCGATCGTGCTCGCGCTCTTCGCGGTCGCGCTGGCCGGGACCGGCCTGCTCACCACGGTGGGCGTGATCGTGGCGATGGACACCTTCGGGCCGGTCTCCGACAACGCGCAGGGCATCGCGGAGATGTCCGGCGAGGTCGAGGGGCCCGGCGCCCGGGTGCTGACCGAGCTGGACGCGGTGGGCAACACCACCAAGGCGATCACCAAGGGCATCGCGATCGCGACGGCGGTGCTGGCGGCCACCGCGCTGTTCGGTTCGTTCACCGACGCGATCAACGACGCCGTCAGCAGTGCGGGCGGCAGCGCGGTGATCGGCAACCCGGCCGGGTTGAGCCTGGACATCTCGCAGCCGAACAACCTGGTCGGCCTGCTGCTGGGCGCCGCGGTGGTCTTCCTCTTCTCCGGACTGGCCGTCAACGCGGTCTCCCGCTCGGCCGGTTCGGTGGTCTTCGAGGTGCGGCGGCAGTTCCGCGAGCATCCCGGGATCATGGACGGCAGCGAGACGCCCGAGTACGGCAAGGTGGTCGACATCTGCACCAGGGACGCCCTGCGTGAGCTGGCCACCCCCGGCCTGCTGGCGGTGCTGGCGCCGATCGCGGTGGGCTTCGGCCTCGGCGTCGGCTCGCTCGGTGCCTACCTGGCGGGCGCGATCGGGGCGGGCACCCTGATGGCGGTCTTCCTGGCCAACTCCGGTGGTGCCTGGGACAACGCCAAGAAGCTGGTGGAGGACGGCGCGCACGGCGGCAAGGGCAGCGAGGCGCACGCGGCGACGGTGATCGGCGACACGGTCGGTGATCCGTTCAAGGACACCGCGGGCCCGGCGATCAACCCGCTGCTGAAGGTGATGAACCTGGTCTCGCTGCTGATCGCGCCCGCCATCGTCCGGTTCAGCTACGGCGCACACGCGAACGCGGGCCTGCGCGCGGCGGTCGCGGTGGTGGCGGTGCTGGTGGTGGTGGTCGCGGTGTACGTGTCCAAGCGGCGGACGGTGGACGTCGCGGGGAGCCCCGACGTGGTGGCGGCCGTCGGCGGCGAGGTGGTGGCGCCGACCGGCAGTTGA
- a CDS encoding TadE family type IV pilus minor pilin yields the protein MLLPTLVVLISMLVWGVLTAAAQLRCIDAAQLGARMAARGEGDVVARAQAAAPRGATVEVAESGDMVQVVVEAKCLGPGRLASALSMTVSARAEAVREDRIGRETGR from the coding sequence GTGCTGCTGCCGACCCTCGTGGTGCTGATCAGCATGCTCGTCTGGGGTGTGCTGACCGCGGCCGCGCAGCTCCGCTGTATCGACGCCGCTCAGTTGGGAGCGCGGATGGCTGCACGCGGAGAAGGGGATGTCGTCGCCCGGGCCCAGGCAGCCGCACCGCGCGGGGCCACGGTCGAGGTCGCTGAGAGCGGCGACATGGTTCAGGTCGTGGTGGAGGCGAAGTGCCTGGGGCCCGGACGGTTGGCGTCCGCGCTGTCGATGACGGTCTCGGCACGGGCCGAGGCTGTTCGGGAGGACCGGATCGGAAGGGAGACGGGGCGATGA
- a CDS encoding DUF7059 domain-containing protein, which translates to MTKLPTPDPARLARLREALLAADYTADGCLDLLGPTGYAALARSEAVPALRATRGGTPLESLVRLFLLQQAVPYAAAAVALPVEECLADGWLERDGEDVRATVDVRPYANEVAGLDSSDAWVVSDLGCAVGGAGGIGAGGSAAGVARSELVLGVGGASTTLAGLAVRRPVRAALDLGAGSGVQALHAARHAQRVTATDLNPRALAFSRLTLALSGFENTETAQGSLFEPVGEKRFDLIVSNPPFVISPGSRFVYRDGGMAGDELCRSLVRGAAAHLEPGGYCQLLANWQHVKGEDWHERLAGWVAGTGLDAWVVQREVQDVAQYAELWLRDGGDHLAPRAAYEARYNEWLDAFEAAKVEGIGFGWITLRAAGAEQPTVRIEEWPHPVEQPLGPHIEQWFARQDFLRGHDDAALLAARYLLADEVVQEQVGAPGAEDPEHVVLRHNRGMRRATKVDTVGAGFAGVCDGTLTAGEILDAIAQLLGEHPAGLRDRVPEALRLLVEQGFVEPVESL; encoded by the coding sequence GTGACCAAGCTCCCCACTCCCGACCCCGCCCGCCTCGCCCGCCTGCGCGAGGCGCTGCTCGCCGCCGACTACACCGCCGACGGCTGCCTCGACCTGCTCGGCCCCACGGGCTACGCCGCGCTGGCCCGCAGCGAGGCGGTGCCCGCGCTGCGCGCCACCCGGGGCGGAACGCCGCTGGAGAGCCTGGTCCGGCTCTTCCTGCTGCAGCAAGCGGTGCCGTACGCGGCCGCGGCCGTCGCGCTGCCGGTCGAGGAGTGCCTGGCGGACGGCTGGCTCGAGCGGGACGGCGAGGACGTGCGCGCGACCGTGGACGTGCGCCCGTACGCCAACGAGGTCGCCGGGCTGGACAGCTCCGACGCCTGGGTGGTCTCCGACCTCGGCTGCGCGGTCGGTGGCGCCGGCGGGATCGGCGCGGGCGGCAGCGCCGCCGGGGTGGCCCGCAGCGAACTGGTGCTCGGCGTCGGCGGCGCCTCCACCACGCTGGCCGGGCTGGCGGTGCGCCGACCGGTGCGTGCCGCGCTCGACCTCGGGGCCGGCTCCGGTGTGCAGGCCCTGCACGCGGCCCGGCATGCCCAGCGGGTGACCGCCACCGACCTCAACCCCCGGGCGCTGGCCTTCTCCCGGCTCACCCTGGCGCTGTCGGGGTTCGAGAACACCGAGACCGCCCAGGGCAGCCTCTTCGAGCCGGTCGGCGAGAAGCGCTTCGACCTGATCGTCTCCAACCCCCCGTTCGTGATCTCGCCCGGCAGTCGCTTCGTCTACCGGGACGGTGGGATGGCCGGCGACGAGCTGTGCCGCTCGCTGGTGCGCGGCGCGGCCGCGCACCTGGAGCCCGGTGGCTACTGCCAGCTGCTGGCCAACTGGCAGCACGTCAAGGGCGAGGACTGGCACGAGCGGCTGGCCGGCTGGGTGGCCGGCACCGGCCTGGACGCCTGGGTGGTGCAGCGCGAGGTCCAGGACGTGGCGCAGTACGCCGAGCTTTGGCTGCGTGACGGCGGTGACCACCTGGCGCCGCGCGCCGCCTACGAGGCTCGCTACAACGAGTGGCTGGACGCCTTCGAGGCGGCGAAGGTCGAGGGCATCGGCTTCGGCTGGATCACCCTGCGGGCGGCCGGCGCCGAGCAGCCGACCGTGCGGATCGAGGAGTGGCCGCACCCGGTCGAGCAGCCGCTCGGCCCGCACATCGAGCAGTGGTTCGCCCGCCAGGACTTCCTACGCGGGCACGACGACGCGGCGCTGCTCGCCGCCCGCTACCTGCTGGCCGACGAGGTGGTCCAGGAGCAGGTCGGCGCCCCGGGCGCCGAGGACCCCGAGCACGTGGTGCTGCGCCACAACCGCGGCATGCGCCGGGCCACCAAGGTGGACACGGTGGGTGCCGGGTTCGCCGGGGTCTGCGACGGCACGCTGACGGCGGGCGAGATCCTCGACGCGATCGCGCAGCTGCTCGGCGAGCACCCGGCCGGGCTGCGCGACCGGGTCCCCGAGGCGCTGCGGCTGCTGGTCGAGCAGGGGTTCGTCGAGCCGGTCGAGTCGCTCTGA
- a CDS encoding ATP-binding protein, with translation MATVELRFSPLPEHVRTARLVAAAVARRAGVDESVLDELRLAVGEACSRAVGLHQHGGLGGAVRVALTDQEKRFVIEVGDGAGALSELAESGADESADGSDDTLGLAVITGLVEDVEVGRDDDGGLIRMSWPVQPA, from the coding sequence ATGGCAACCGTCGAACTGCGATTCAGCCCCCTTCCCGAGCACGTGCGGACGGCACGGCTGGTGGCGGCGGCGGTGGCCAGACGCGCGGGTGTGGACGAGTCGGTACTCGACGAGCTCCGGCTCGCGGTCGGCGAGGCCTGCTCCCGTGCGGTCGGCCTGCACCAGCACGGCGGCCTGGGCGGTGCGGTCCGGGTGGCGCTGACCGACCAGGAGAAGCGTTTCGTCATCGAGGTCGGCGACGGCGCCGGGGCGCTCAGCGAGCTGGCCGAGTCCGGCGCCGACGAATCCGCTGACGGTTCCGACGACACGCTGGGCCTCGCGGTGATCACCGGGCTGGTCGAGGACGTCGAGGTCGGCCGGGACGACGACGGCGGGCTGATTCGGATGAGCTGGCCGGTGCAGCCGGCCTGA
- a CDS encoding DEAD/DEAH box helicase, which translates to MPPSHRPPEALLDTLVASRGRSDRLTHTEHLPAREARYAPWPDSIRPEIRAAAAELGVDRPWAHQAEAMNLAKAGQTVVIATGTASGKSLGYLAPVLSDLLDGTEAPNGRGATALYLAPTKALAADQRRRAAELAPQRVRAALYDGDTPPQEREWVRQYASYVLTNPDMLHRGILPAHARWSSFLKTLRYVVVDECHSYRGVFGSHVAQVLRRLRRLCRRYGSDPAFLLASATAADPASGAERLTGLPTVAVTEDASPRGPLVFALWEPPLTERVGEHGAPVRRTATTEAAYLLTDLVAAGTRTVAFVRSRRAAELVALQAPDNLDAPLANRVAAYRGGYLPEERRALERDLHSGRLLGLASTSALELGVDVSGLDAVLLAGYPGTRASLWQQAGRAGREGQGALAVLIARDDPLDTYLVHHPEALFARPVEATVLDPDNPHVLAPHLCAAAAELPLGPDDLELFGPSTAQLLPVLEQRELLRRRADGSWYWTRRERAVDAVDLRGSGGNPVQIVEASTGRLLGTVDAAAAHTTVHTGAVHLHQGRTYLVRELDLETSVALVELANPSYSTAARDTTTISVLTTDRTVAWGEGRLNFGSVEVVNQVVSFLRKRISTGEVLGETKLDLPPRTLRTRAVWWTVTEQQLLEALIPFDQLPGAAHAAEHASIGLLPLFATCDRWDIGGVSVPLHPDTQLPTVFVYDGHPGGAGFAEHGFRRAVQWLTATRDAIAACECERGCPSCVQSPKCGNGNDPLDKAGAVRLLTALLAGAPSPS; encoded by the coding sequence ATGCCGCCCAGCCATCGCCCGCCCGAGGCCCTGCTCGACACCCTGGTCGCCAGTCGGGGCCGCTCGGACCGACTCACCCATACGGAGCATCTCCCCGCGCGCGAGGCGCGTTATGCCCCATGGCCCGACTCGATCCGCCCCGAGATCCGCGCCGCAGCGGCAGAACTCGGCGTGGACCGGCCCTGGGCCCACCAGGCCGAGGCCATGAATCTGGCCAAAGCAGGCCAAACTGTGGTGATCGCCACAGGAACCGCCTCGGGCAAGTCGCTCGGCTATCTGGCGCCGGTGCTGAGCGACCTGCTGGACGGCACCGAGGCCCCCAACGGGCGCGGCGCCACCGCCCTCTACCTGGCCCCGACCAAGGCCCTGGCCGCCGACCAGCGCCGCCGAGCCGCCGAACTCGCCCCGCAACGGGTGCGCGCCGCGCTCTACGACGGCGACACACCGCCGCAGGAGCGCGAATGGGTCCGGCAGTACGCGAGCTACGTGCTCACCAATCCGGACATGCTGCACCGGGGCATCCTGCCGGCGCACGCCCGCTGGTCCTCCTTCCTGAAGACACTGCGCTACGTGGTGGTGGACGAGTGCCACAGCTACCGGGGGGTCTTCGGCTCCCATGTCGCACAGGTCCTGCGAAGGCTGCGCCGACTGTGCCGCCGCTACGGCTCCGATCCAGCCTTTCTGCTCGCCTCGGCGACCGCCGCCGACCCGGCCTCGGGGGCCGAGCGGCTCACCGGGCTGCCCACCGTCGCGGTGACCGAGGACGCCTCCCCGCGCGGGCCGCTGGTCTTCGCACTGTGGGAGCCGCCGCTCACCGAGCGCGTCGGCGAGCACGGCGCCCCCGTGCGGCGGACCGCCACCACCGAGGCCGCCTACCTGCTGACCGACCTGGTGGCGGCCGGCACCCGCACGGTGGCCTTCGTACGCTCCCGCCGGGCCGCCGAACTGGTCGCGCTGCAGGCCCCGGACAACCTCGACGCGCCGCTCGCCAATCGGGTCGCCGCCTACCGCGGCGGTTACCTGCCCGAGGAGCGCCGGGCGCTGGAGCGCGACCTGCACTCGGGGCGGCTGCTCGGTCTGGCCTCCACCTCCGCCCTGGAACTCGGGGTCGACGTCTCCGGGCTGGACGCGGTGCTGCTGGCCGGCTATCCCGGCACCCGCGCTTCGCTCTGGCAGCAGGCCGGGCGGGCCGGACGGGAGGGCCAGGGAGCGCTCGCCGTTCTGATCGCCCGGGACGACCCGCTGGACACCTACCTGGTGCACCACCCCGAGGCCCTCTTCGCCCGCCCCGTCGAGGCCACCGTGCTCGACCCCGACAACCCTCATGTGCTGGCCCCGCATCTGTGTGCCGCCGCCGCCGAACTCCCGCTCGGGCCCGACGACCTCGAGCTGTTCGGCCCCTCGACCGCTCAGCTGCTGCCGGTACTGGAGCAGCGGGAACTGCTGCGCCGACGTGCCGACGGCTCCTGGTACTGGACCCGGCGGGAACGGGCGGTCGACGCCGTCGATCTGCGGGGCAGCGGGGGGAACCCGGTCCAGATCGTCGAAGCCTCCACCGGTCGGCTGCTGGGCACCGTCGACGCCGCCGCGGCGCACACCACCGTGCACACCGGAGCCGTCCATCTCCACCAAGGGCGGACCTACCTGGTCCGGGAACTCGACCTGGAGACCTCGGTCGCCCTGGTCGAGCTGGCCAACCCCTCCTACAGCACGGCCGCTCGCGACACCACGACGATCTCCGTCCTCACCACCGACCGCACGGTGGCCTGGGGAGAGGGCCGGCTCAACTTCGGCTCGGTCGAGGTCGTCAACCAGGTGGTCAGCTTCCTGCGCAAGCGGATCTCCACCGGCGAGGTCCTCGGCGAGACCAAACTGGATCTGCCACCCAGGACGCTGCGGACCAGGGCAGTCTGGTGGACTGTCACCGAACAGCAGCTGCTGGAAGCGCTGATCCCCTTCGATCAGCTGCCGGGCGCCGCTCACGCCGCCGAACACGCCTCGATCGGCCTGCTGCCGCTCTTCGCGACCTGCGACCGCTGGGACATCGGCGGCGTCTCGGTCCCGCTGCACCCCGACACCCAGTTGCCGACCGTCTTCGTCTACGACGGCCACCCAGGTGGTGCCGGCTTCGCCGAGCACGGCTTCCGACGTGCGGTGCAGTGGCTCACCGCCACCAGGGACGCGATCGCCGCCTGTGAATGCGAACGCGGCTGTCCGTCCTGTGTGCAATCGCCCAAGTGCGGCAACGGCAACGACCCGCTCGACAAGGCCGGCGCGGTCCGACTGCTGACCGCGCTGCTGGCGGGCGCGCCGAGCCCGTCGTAG
- the bldG gene encoding anti-sigma factor antagonist BldG, which produces MDLSLSTETIGDRTVVRVGGEIDVYTAPKLREQLVELVNDGSYHLVVDMEGVDFLDSTGLGVLVGGLKRVRAHEGSLRLVCNQERILKIFRITGLTKVFPIHTSVEDAVQATD; this is translated from the coding sequence GTGGACCTGTCCCTGTCGACCGAGACAATCGGCGACCGCACAGTCGTCAGGGTTGGCGGCGAGATCGATGTGTACACCGCCCCCAAGCTTCGCGAGCAGCTGGTCGAGCTCGTCAACGACGGTAGCTACCACCTGGTCGTCGACATGGAGGGCGTGGACTTCCTCGACTCGACCGGTCTGGGCGTCCTGGTGGGCGGCCTGAAGCGGGTTCGGGCGCACGAGGGTTCGCTGCGTCTGGTCTGCAACCAGGAGCGCATTCTCAAGATCTTCCGGATCACCGGTCTGACCAAGGTGTTCCCGATCCACACCTCGGTGGAAGACGCCGTCCAGGCGACCGACTGA